One genomic segment of Phycisphaerae bacterium includes these proteins:
- a CDS encoding serine/threonine-protein phosphatase has product MAAVAKFVSNAGVQRPATPRITRNTIPSVPDPTPRLSEAPAGLDALRSEIESLRRRERQHREQLKRLERERLEGGAMQRELLPQALPAVDGVEIGALFRPADVISGDLYDVVRLDDEHVALMLIDATGHGIAAALLAAHARRVIRGVSRDALFARLHPGEVLSRLNEELVACGLTECSFVAALYAVLHEPTSTIRWARGGVPYPVLRRRGAKPRAVVSEGPIVGVSDRARFPVVEMKLKPGDTLVFHTDGLENRGAGSSPADVPECVGEWLTSNEDAEIAERIAMLERELREAARVEPAHDDVTLLAVHVGGRPAESALTHPQVALAAS; this is encoded by the coding sequence GTGGCAGCGGTTGCGAAGTTCGTGTCGAACGCCGGCGTGCAACGGCCGGCAACACCACGAATTACCCGCAACACGATTCCTTCCGTTCCTGACCCCACACCACGACTTTCTGAAGCGCCGGCGGGACTTGACGCGCTGCGGAGCGAGATCGAGTCTCTGCGGCGTCGCGAGCGACAACACCGGGAACAACTCAAGCGTCTGGAGCGCGAACGCCTGGAAGGCGGGGCGATGCAGCGGGAACTGCTGCCGCAGGCGCTTCCGGCCGTTGACGGCGTGGAGATCGGCGCACTGTTCCGGCCGGCGGACGTGATTTCCGGCGATCTCTATGATGTCGTGCGGCTTGATGACGAGCATGTGGCACTGATGTTGATTGATGCCACGGGGCACGGGATTGCCGCGGCGCTGCTCGCGGCTCACGCCCGGCGGGTGATTCGCGGCGTCTCCCGCGATGCCTTGTTTGCCCGCCTGCATCCCGGTGAAGTGCTCTCGCGGCTCAACGAAGAACTGGTCGCCTGCGGGCTCACGGAATGCTCGTTCGTGGCGGCGCTGTACGCGGTGTTGCATGAGCCGACGTCGACGATCCGCTGGGCGCGAGGGGGCGTGCCGTATCCGGTGCTTCGCCGGCGCGGCGCCAAGCCGCGGGCGGTGGTGAGCGAGGGGCCCATCGTCGGGGTGAGCGATCGGGCGCGATTTCCCGTCGTGGAGATGAAGCTCAAGCCGGGGGACACGCTGGTGTTCCACACGGACGGGCTCGAGAACCGGGGTGCGGGGAGCTCGCCGGCCGATGTGCCTGAGTGTGTCGGGGAGTGGCTTACCTCGAATGAAGATGCCGAGATCGCGGAGAGGATCGCGATGCTCGAACGCGAACTTCGCGAAGCGGCACGAGTCGAGCCGGCACATGACGACGTGACCTTGCTGGCGGTGCACGTTGGAGGTCGCCCGGCCGAATCGGCGTTGACACATCCGCAAGTTGCTCTGGCGGCGTCGTAG
- a CDS encoding TerC/Alx family metal homeostasis membrane protein translates to MTIWLWVGFIAFVIGLLALDLGVFNRKAHVVSMREALGWTIFWVVLSLGFNALVFYMYEHHWLDIGLGAGQEPSGHEAALKFFTGYVIEKSLSLDNIFVIALIFTYFRVPPIHQHRVLFWGILGALVMRGAMILAGVALIERFDWVVYVFGALLLITAVKLLVTRHDSIEPERNPLVKLVRRFYPVTPDFRGKHFFDRVDGRIAVTPLFIALLVVESSDLLFAVDSIPAIFAVTHDPFLVFTSNIFAILGLRSLYFALAGIMHRFRYVSISLVFVLAYIGVKMILSHHYPVPAVVTLAVVGGLVSVGILASLLAGTRDPSAYSSPVTHEIEEIVQYTWRQARKIVVIVIGSTVLLVGIALIVLPGPALVVIPIGLAILGTEFVWARRILKRMKEEGMNLAQAIGLKKESRRPQDGAGEPMEGRVPAASEQGPPAPEHPHSR, encoded by the coding sequence ATGACCATCTGGCTTTGGGTCGGGTTTATCGCGTTTGTCATCGGACTGCTGGCACTGGACCTGGGCGTCTTCAACCGCAAGGCCCACGTGGTGAGCATGCGCGAGGCGCTGGGATGGACCATCTTCTGGGTGGTGTTGTCGCTGGGGTTCAACGCGCTGGTGTTCTACATGTACGAGCACCACTGGCTGGACATCGGCCTGGGGGCGGGGCAGGAACCGAGCGGTCACGAGGCGGCGCTGAAGTTCTTCACCGGCTACGTGATCGAGAAGTCGCTGAGCCTCGATAACATTTTCGTCATCGCGCTGATCTTCACGTATTTTCGCGTGCCGCCGATCCATCAGCACCGCGTGTTGTTCTGGGGGATTCTGGGGGCGCTGGTGATGCGCGGGGCGATGATTCTCGCGGGGGTGGCACTGATCGAGCGTTTCGACTGGGTGGTGTACGTGTTCGGAGCGCTGCTGCTGATCACCGCGGTCAAGCTACTGGTCACGCGGCACGACAGCATCGAGCCGGAGCGAAATCCGCTGGTAAAGCTCGTGCGGCGGTTCTATCCGGTGACGCCGGATTTCCGGGGGAAGCACTTCTTCGACCGCGTGGATGGGCGGATTGCGGTGACACCGCTGTTCATCGCGCTGCTGGTGGTGGAGAGCAGCGACCTGCTCTTCGCGGTGGATTCCATTCCGGCCATCTTCGCCGTCACGCACGATCCCTTTCTCGTGTTCACCTCGAACATTTTCGCGATTCTGGGGTTGCGATCACTGTATTTCGCGCTGGCGGGCATCATGCACCGCTTCCGCTACGTGAGCATCAGCCTGGTGTTCGTGCTGGCGTACATCGGGGTGAAGATGATCCTGTCGCACCATTATCCGGTACCGGCGGTGGTAACGCTGGCGGTGGTGGGCGGATTGGTGAGCGTGGGCATCCTGGCGTCGCTGCTGGCCGGGACGCGCGATCCGTCAGCGTATTCATCACCGGTCACGCACGAGATCGAGGAGATCGTCCAGTACACGTGGCGGCAGGCGCGGAAGATTGTGGTCATTGTGATCGGCTCGACGGTATTGCTGGTGGGCATCGCCTTGATCGTGCTGCCCGGGCCGGCGCTGGTGGTTATTCCGATCGGGCTGGCCATTCTGGGGACGGAGTTCGTGTGGGCCCGTCGGATTCTCAAACGGATGAAAGAAGAAGGGATGAACCTGGCCCAGGCGATTGGCTTGAAGAAGGAATCCCGCCGGCCGCAGGACGGGGCGGGCGAACCCATGGAGGGGCGCGTTCCGGCCGCGTCCGAACAAGGGCCGCCAGCCCCGGAACACCCCCACTCGCGTTAG
- a CDS encoding transcriptional regulator, which yields MARGAADADVFSAIADPTRRRMLDLLAEGERAVSDLVAAFSLTQPSISDHLRVLREVGLVRVRREGRRRLYQLNPGKLKELADWVATYSRFWDKRLDALGSYLDRAAGETGPE from the coding sequence ATGGCTCGTGGCGCTGCGGATGCGGACGTATTTTCGGCCATTGCCGATCCGACGCGGCGGCGGATGCTGGATCTGCTGGCCGAGGGCGAGCGGGCGGTGAGCGATCTGGTGGCGGCATTCTCGCTCACGCAGCCGTCGATTTCGGATCACCTGCGGGTGCTGCGGGAGGTGGGGCTGGTGCGGGTACGGCGGGAGGGTCGGCGGCGGCTGTACCAGCTCAACCCGGGCAAGCTCAAGGAGCTGGCTGACTGGGTGGCGACGTACAGCCGATTCTGGGACAAACGACTCGACGCCTTGGGATCGTACCTGGACCGGGCGGCGGGCGAGACGGGGCCGGAGTAA
- a CDS encoding DUF1579 family protein yields MILTKARAMAGLLVVGLAAFAGVSHAQEGMGDMAAMMKKMEAVTKKGKEHAELAKAVGKWDVTVRMYWGGPGMPPAVTKGTAEIESIHDGRFIKETITYDMLMPGPDGNMETKTIQGMSIMGYNNFRKLYEVIYCDNWNTNIIKMSGTSPPGSNKLFLYGEMDEPMMDMVGRHIKAVSTTVSDDKHLFEMYDLAAGEDHKAFEIEYVRRK; encoded by the coding sequence ATGATCCTGACGAAGGCAAGAGCTATGGCGGGACTGCTGGTGGTCGGATTGGCGGCGTTTGCCGGTGTGTCGCACGCCCAGGAGGGCATGGGCGACATGGCGGCGATGATGAAGAAGATGGAGGCGGTAACGAAGAAGGGCAAGGAGCACGCCGAGCTGGCCAAGGCCGTGGGGAAGTGGGACGTGACCGTGCGCATGTATTGGGGCGGGCCGGGCATGCCTCCGGCGGTCACCAAGGGCACGGCGGAGATCGAGTCGATTCATGACGGGAGGTTCATCAAGGAGACGATCACATACGACATGCTCATGCCCGGGCCGGACGGGAACATGGAGACGAAGACGATCCAGGGCATGTCCATCATGGGCTACAACAATTTCCGCAAGTTGTATGAAGTCATATACTGCGACAACTGGAATACGAACATCATCAAGATGTCGGGGACGAGTCCGCCGGGGAGCAACAAGCTGTTCCTCTACGGCGAGATGGACGAGCCGATGATGGACATGGTCGGGCGACACATCAAGGCCGTGTCGACCACGGTCAGCGACGACAAGCATCTCTTCGAGATGTATGACCTGGCCGCGGGCGAGGACCACAAGGCGTTCGAGATCGAATACGTGCGGAGGAAATAA
- a CDS encoding SRPBCC domain-containing protein, producing the protein MLDQLRVQRTYAHPPEKVWIALTDRKALADWLMPNDFSPVVGHKFTFQTDPMPMCGHGVTDCEVLEVEPQRKLVYSWVPVTPGKPRPEKPSIVTWTLEPVGGGTRLTLTHSGLTNAFPFMMRLMLRFGWGTMVKRWIPKVAGSIGSDGRYEFGVLGSTKYRYKAKNIPEHLTKAP; encoded by the coding sequence ATGCTTGATCAATTACGGGTTCAACGCACGTACGCACATCCGCCGGAGAAGGTGTGGATCGCGCTGACGGATCGCAAGGCACTGGCGGACTGGCTGATGCCCAACGATTTTTCGCCCGTGGTGGGACACAAGTTCACGTTTCAGACCGACCCGATGCCCATGTGCGGGCATGGCGTTACGGATTGCGAGGTGCTGGAGGTCGAGCCGCAGCGGAAGCTGGTCTATTCGTGGGTTCCGGTGACGCCGGGCAAGCCCCGGCCCGAGAAGCCGTCAATCGTGACGTGGACGCTGGAGCCGGTGGGCGGCGGCACGCGGTTGACGCTGACGCACAGCGGATTGACGAACGCATTCCCGTTCATGATGCGGCTGATGCTGCGCTTCGGCTGGGGGACGATGGTCAAGCGGTGGATTCCGAAGGTTGCGGGGAGCATCGGTTCCGACGGGCGGTACGAGTTCGGGGTGCTGGGCTCGACGAAGTATCGCTACAAGGCCAAGAACATCCCCGAACATCTGACGAAGGCGCCGTGA